In Tursiops truncatus isolate mTurTru1 chromosome X, mTurTru1.mat.Y, whole genome shotgun sequence, the following proteins share a genomic window:
- the LOC117310303 gene encoding paraneoplastic antigen Ma6F-like produces the protein MAGPTGGATAAPEEAVVTAAGAMGEAGPGTQQWRQASQPVLDSMGYQELGTFSGMEEPGHGEGSSESWLEQASHTLHLWRHVSERERRRRLVESLRGPALDLLRGLLAEDPELAAQDCLAALVQVFGNKDPRGSARLKFVTCAQRPQETLSAYVMRLEGLLQSALEKGAIHPAMADQARARQVLTRARLNDTLRDTLRRRRLMRRPPGFAGMLRLIQKTEAWDADPASREHFPGQEEARVDVAVLAAAAQAAPAHEAITAGTTAHGEDSTAQAARSKEGSAEDHPAHEEASAAVAGTAKAGEAAPEDHGAARAAPGPGETSKASAATQEDGSAAAPAGLGQAGPSDAPGVPMPGRMGSTSPVAPGGPGWEPEGLAQAGGQEAEETPEEGLKPIPEEPGNEDGAAEMSPPGSTSGH, from the coding sequence ATGGCAGGACCCACGGGCGGGGCAACGGCTGCGCCTGAGGAAGCAGTTGTGACAGCGGCAGGCGCCATGGGTGAGGCAGGGCCCGGGACCCAGCAGTGGAGGCAGGCCTCGCAGCCCGTGCTGGACAGCATGGGCTACCAGGAGCTGGGAACCTTCTCTGGGATGGAAGAGCCGGGCCACGGGGAAGGGTCCTCTGAGAGCTGGCTGGAGCAGGCCAGCCACACGCTGCACCTGTGGCGCCACGTGtctgagagggagaggaggaggaggctggtgGAGAGCTTGCGCGGCCCCGCGCTGGACCTCCTGCGCGGCCTCCTGGCGGAAGATCCCGAGCTGGCTGCCCAGGACTGCCTGGCCGCGCTGGTGCAGGTGTTTGGGAACAAGGACCCCCGGGGGAGTGCTCGGCTGAAGTTCGTGACCTGTGCCCAGCGGCCCCAGGAGACTCTCTCTGCGTACGTGATGCGCCTGGAAGGCCTGCTGCAGTCGGCCCTGGAGAAGGGGGCCATCCACCCGGCCATGGCGGACCAGGCGCGCGCCCGGCAGGTGCTGACGCGGGCCCGGCTGAACGACACGCTCCGGGACACGCTGAGGAGGAGGCGGCTGATGAGGAGGCCTCCCGGCTTTGCGGGGATGCTGCGGCTCATCCAGAAGACCGAGGCCTGGGACGCCGACCCGGCTAGCAGGGAGCACTtcccagggcaggaagaggcCCGTGTGGACGTTGCAGTCCTGGCAGCAGCCGCCCAGGCCGCCCCGGCCCATGAGGCCATCACCGCAGGCACCACTGCACATGGTGAAGATAGCACCGCCCAGGCCGCCCGTTCCAAGGAAGGGAGCGCCGAGGACCACCCGGCACATGAGGAGGCCAGTGCGGCAGTTGCCGGCACTGCCAAGGCTGGCGAGGCGGCCCCTGAAGACCATGGTGCCgccagggcagcccctggccctggggagACCAGCAAGGCGTCCGCGGCCACTCAGGAAGATGGAAGTGCTGCCGCCCCTGCGGGCCTAGGTCAGGCAGGACCCTCAGATGCCCCCGGGGTCCCCATGCCTGGCCGGATGGGCAGTACTTCCCCGGTGGCCCCAGGAGGTCCTGGCTGGGAGCCAGAGGGCCTCGCCcaggcaggaggccaggaggCCGAGGAGACCCCCGAGGAGGGGCTCAAGCCCATCCCAGAAGAGCCGGGAAATGAGGACGGGGCTGCAGAGATGAGCCCCCCGGGGTCCACCTCGGGCCACTAG